The nucleotide window TTCAAATCTTCTTTGAGATCTTTTCAGATCACCTGAATCTATGTGTATCTACAAGACTGTAATTGTAGAGGGAGGGAGACTAGAGTGTACGCTTTTCAACCCTAATTTATCATTCGAATCGACTACCCAAAGCCAAGAACACTGATGGAATTAATGTGCCCGGCCCAACCATTCTCAGCCTGCTGCAGACAGCTACTGAAAATTACTTCAACAACAGGAAGGAAGGTACTGTGTGGTAGACCTCAAAATTGTGTTGCAGAGACCTCAAAATTAGGACAGTCAACAGTTCCAAATAATGTTTCTGGTTATATATGCTTGTTGTTGCCATTCATTCAACAGCTAGCCAAGCGGGCTTTCAGGCTTTAGTTTGATCAGTTAAACGCTATTTGAGAACAGCAAGTGCCCAATCGATTTCATCATGGGAAAGTTAGGAGGATTTAGTGATTTCGCGTTGCGTGCATGATGCATGGATGCTATTTCATCAAAATGGCAAACCTGAAACTTGAAGCAAACTCTGGGAATGGGATACTTATTATAAAGTAGGTACGTTTGATGTGTTCCATGCATAGTGGTCTAGGCCCTAAGCTAGCTAATACCAGTGCAGTGCAGTGAGTGACTAAGACTATGACCAAATGAAGCCTTACAAATTTTTCAAAGATGTGGATATCATGGTTTTACGTGGGATAATGAAGATACAGAGGACCACAAGCTATGGCCCATCGGTGGCATTGCAGTTGCAGATATATCAAAGGGTGGCCCAGCTACATAccttaaaatattaaaatagcTTCAACCCTTCAAATATCAAGATCGAGATCAAGAGTAATGGCTGGTGAACAACAGCGCAAACTTTTCAGAATCCAAGACCCCCTCCCCTGCTTGCTTGGCTTCGCTTGTCACCTAACTTTTTGGCATAGGATACGCATGCGAAACCCATACATTACactatatacacacacaaacgATCCTAAAGTTGCAAAATTCTATACAAGATCCACATTTATGGTCTATATATAACATCTTCATTATAAAACGATTATGCTAAAGTTATCTATTGTTATAATAGAACAAGTGGCCTAAATCGAATCCCATCTTCGTCTCGTCACACTTTTAATTGATAAAATTAGATTAAGACTTATGAGAGAACTcacaaaagtttaaaaaatgcacatcttctatcttcttctacttagattttattttatttatttcttcttttttggattcTTTTTCCAAAACTGAGATCATAAGGGGTTCGAATCTAAAATCACTAATTTACAAgtcaaaattcttttttcaCTAGGTTAGACCCTATTGACCTTTAATAGATATCtttgacaaataaaaaagatgtaTTTTCCAACAACTTTTGGCAGAAGCCGTAATGATTTTCCCTGCTGGCAATGGTCCACTCTAGGCCCACCTTGTCTAATCATGATCATGCATCTTTGGGTTCATATTTAGATCTGAGTTGTGTGAGCTTGAGCTGGGGCCTATATGTGGACTGGGTCGACATGTATACTTCATGATTGTGTCGCATGCAATGCAATTTGGCCGGCCCATCATGACCCAAATGATAAAGCCCAAGCTGGAATGAGGTTTGGGCAACTCAGAATGAGCCTTGACGTAACTtataagttttttgtttttttttgtttttttgagaaggagaattcattcataaaaTTACAAACGTATAAATAGCGACATGATACagtggcctcgttaaaaccttcttAGAACAAGAATCTCAAGGgaggaaagagtaccacacaTGTCATGGACTAACATGAGAGTCTAAAACAAAACCTAACACAAAAACCTCCGACGAGAACTGCAATTAAAGACCAACACAGTAAACCCACATATGAGAATCGTAGAAAGTAGTAAACTCACATGACAGGATTGTAGAACATCCCAATTGACGTAACTTATAAGTTATAAAGCAGACCTTGACCAAGTAAAGACTATAATTAATATTACAAATAATGGTAATAAAAAGTCTTTAACTTGACGTGATGGCTTTCTTGGTTTCCAAATAAAAAGGCCGGCCAATGGCACTGGAGTTGTTAAGTTCAGCTTAGCTATAAGATAGGGTCTTCCATTAGCTAGTCATAATCTCACCAACTCCGCGAAAGAAAGATGGAGAGACATGCATGCATCATTGTCAttgatatatacatatacatatacgaTATATACCGTGCTTACAAGTTACCACCCCCCTCCCTTCCCTTGCGTTTTCTTTTCCAACTCTTATTTATAAAAGGCTTATAATTCCAAGAATGGGTAAGCTTTTACATTTTACACTGTTATTAGCAGGAATGTAGGAGTTCATACTTACCTGATAAGAAGAGAAGTATTTTCCACTACTAAATATGGTATAAGTTATAAGgcgggaaaaagaaaagatggaaGATGAGCATGATGAAGAACTTGATTGGTGTATGTATGTTGACACGTTCAACTTAGGGTTAAAGAAGTTAAACaaacatttcaatttttttggtcgatGGAACTTTGTGGAGCTGGAAGAATAATAtgtttaataataaataaacaatattGAAAGGCAGGAAGGCTTTCAACTATATTATTACCTACTACACGGCATGGGCCTATATATCCTGCCAAGCGACTGCTAGATGCGATTCCTTttgaatataaaatttatgaGACAAGTTTGAAAGGCAGGCTAATTAACGTTATGCTTTGTGTTGTGgtatgtttttttggtttgaatgtCGACTCAaattgagatttattttttgggcagTACGTACGTAGGTGACTTTTACTCGACAGTGAATGGGGGAAAGAGCATCGCATTCatcttatatataatatataaagatTTGAATACAAAGTTACATGGAAGAGAGATTCTACAactacatatagatatataaataaatagggAATTGGTcgtcctcctcctctataTAAATATTACATATTGAATCCTTCATGTTTTGTCTTCAGTAAAGAAGGCTTCATATTGAATTTATTATCTCCGTACATTTTAGACCTACGGCATTTTTGTGTTGACAGttgatcttttcttttttgttggaaaGAAAGAATTCCAGCTTTCTTGcttataagaaaatgaaaggagAGGGGTGTTTAAGGAAATGAGTTGGAAGAAACCACACCTTTTGAAGtattttgtttcaattcaattaacaACTCCTCCCCCTACTCTATTCCTGGAATCTAGACGAAAACAATTGTATTGTGACTGGGTTGACTAGACCTGTTCTTCTCACATATAAACAAAGACGTCAGccttatgtatatatatacgtcATCTAAATTAATGGACATATTggatacataaatatataacaaaaataattgacATCAACATATgcaactgatttttttttaattattagttaAGTAAATGGGCTAACTCAGCTCAGCTGTACCTGTACAACACATGCATGCGTTCACATTTATACATGGAGACAAGACAAGATGCCGCTCTGCaagcaaaccaaacaaaactcTTTTAGATtctttctctcacacacacacaacattTTTTTCCAGTGTTGaccaaataaaagaaagattacatcaattaatttaacaatttCACTTGAAACATGTGGGAGTTttaaaacaaagcaaatatataaaattattatgattgtatataatttaattaattgagtaattattcatattttactCTGAAAATATAATCATGTAGTATAACTCATAcacattaaatatttatttattttcaaataaaaaattatatattttactcatattataacacattAATGAATTATATCACGTCAccatatttataataacatATAATAATTTCTCCCATTTTCATGGgtttttccccaaaaaaataataataataaaaataaaaataaaaaagtcccTTATGAGAATATCGCCTTGTTTTGGGGAGCACGTGGACCGAGACACCGCGGGAATGCATGAACAGAGTTGAACCGTGGAAACGGCTCCTGGGGCTGCCCAGTAAATCAAAAGGAATGGGTGTCTTCCACGGGGCCTGTGGGTCCCCCACGTGACATTGTGTCAAAGCCGATATGAGGCCGTTTGGGTTTGGTTTGACCAGCCAGGCTTCAAGTCAATGTTATCTCTCTCACCTGCTCTGTTCAACCATAAACCTAATCTCTACCTATCCCGGTATCCCCTGTTCCAGTACGCGTCTAAGGGGAAGTACAAAACGCAGCGTTTTAGCCGGAGCCAAGTGTGAGGCAGTGCAAATGTAGAATGTGTGAGTGAGTCAATTGACATGTTTTTTCCACCAATTCTATACGTACGTACTGCAGCTTGACTTTTTGACTGCCTTTAGTGGCTTTGACTTTCTTAAGTCTTTATCTTTTAGTGCACCCACTCTACGAAATGGGCGCCTAGCTAGGGGCCTGGTCCTTTGGCTTTGGTTTGTAGAAATTACAAGGGCAGATGTTGTTACCTTCAAGCTTCAACTATCATTTGAAAATATCGTATGCATTAAAAACACATATAACGTACTAGATTACGTTacatattaattataattttacatgaattgaaattattttactATTGTAATTTGGAGATTTGAGTGCCTGTAAATAAATCTCTTAGCATATTACTTTCTTTTATATGTAATCATTGAGACTTTTTTACGAATGTTTCGTCGTAACATCTATTAGAGTTTTTCTTTAcaactaaaaggaaaaaaagaagaaactatAAACTCTTCCAATTGTGTGAGAGTGAGACGTGTGGCTCACGGTGAAGAGGTCTTTGGACTCAGCCGACCAACTATTTCTATCTCTGTGTGATTCCTTAATCGAAATCACCATGAAAATCCACATGTCCCTGTTTGTTGAAACGttgaatgaatgaattgaAGACCAAGTTGGCAAAGGCAGGTGTGAAAAGGGAAAGGTGGTTCTCCAAACGGCATAGAGTATATTTttcaaaggaaagaaaaaaaaaaaaaaaaaaaaaaaaagagagttcaAACCACTTTTGTGAGAGAAAATATGGCAGCAATGGAAGCTTCCCCAACAGACTAGCCAACAACCTAACACCACCAACCCTTATAATAACACCCTCGTCAAACCCGCAACTTCCAATCACAACGCTTTCCAACAATTTCCTCCTTCCTAAAACGCTTGTTTTAGAAACTCACAAACCAAAACAGCTcacttcttctctctttaaAATACACCAAACCTgttcatcaaaacaataacaaaaccCCATTTCAGATTTCCATTTCATTGCAACACACCATGGCCGGCATGTTGAGACTTGCCATGGCCTTCTCTGTTttgctctctctgtctctgccATCATCCCATGCCCAAACCAGTACTTGTGGAGACTACAAATTTACAAACAAGAGCTTCACCTACTGCAGCGACCTTCCCTACCTCAACTCTTTCCTCCATTGGACCTTTGAACAATCAACCGGGAAGCTTCAAATGGCGTACAGACACACAGGGATCACAGCCTCAAGTTGGGTCGCGTGGGCCATCAACCCAAACCTGAACAGTGTATCGTCAGCCATGCTTGGTGCTCAATCTCTGGTTGCTTTTCAGCAATCCAATGGAACCATGAGGTTCTACAAGTCGCCTATCGGTACCAGCAACTACCAGGCCAGTTTGGCGGAGGGAAGTCTGACCTACGAGGTTTCTGATTTGTCAGCCGAGTATTTGAACAATGATGAGATGATCATCTTTGCTACTTGGGTTCTTCCCACCAATTCAACCACCATACTTCAGGTTTGGCAGGAGGGTCCGGTTTCCAATGGCTTGCCCTCAGTTCATCCCACCGTTGCACCCAACACTAATGCCAAGGGGACTTTGAATTTGCTTTCTGGGCAGACAGCATCGAGCGGTGGAGGGGGCTctaaatttagaaagagaaacgTAAGTAATTCTGTCTCTTTAATGTTCATCCTTAAACTACATGTCCTAAAGTTTTTTTCCTGTTATTTTATAACtagtgtttttaatttggttttctttggtGGGTTTGCTCTGTTTTGACTCTGTTCTTTGGTCCCTAAGTAGTTGTTTTGCTtgttaaaataaagaaatcttAGCTGTTAAAGCCTCTGATATTTATAAGGGAGTAAgttattgtattttaaaaaatctttaGAAATTGTAGAATTGAGGatctgttttcttgttttaaggTTTCTTTGAGTTCTCCCCTGTTGGCAGCCACAAAAAAGGTCTAGACTTCATTTTTCTCAAAGGCGTTTTAGTCAACCCCCTAActtgtttttgtgattttgaaaCGAATTGCAGATCCATGGAATTCTAAATGCAGTGAGTTGGGGTGTGTTGATGCCTTTTGGAGCAATGGTAGCAAGGTACTTGAAGGTCTTCAAATCCGCAGACCCTGCATGGTTTTACCTTCACGCCACTTGCCAAACCTCAGCCTACGTTGTTGGTGTTGCTGGCTGGGCCACAGGTCTTAAACTTGGTAGCGATTCTCCAGGCATCCAGTACGACACACACAGAAACATTGGGATCATCCTCTTTTGCCTTGGAACACTTCAGGTATTTCGACGCATGGATAATATTTCGAGAACAATTTTGTGTTGTCTTGGTTATTTGTCCTGGCATCTAAATGGAAGCTCTGAATTTGGATGTAGGTGTTTGCTTTGCTTCTGAGACCCAACAAGGACCACAAATTCAGATTCCACTGGAACATCTACCACCACGCAACTGGGTACGCTGTTATCATCCTCAGCATCGTCAACATATTCGAAGGATTTGACATCTTGAAACCCGAGAAGAAGTGGAAGAATGCATACATCGGCTTGATCATTGCCTTGGGTGTCCAAGCTGCATTGTTGGAAGCTTATACATGGTATGTTGTACTGAAGAGGAAGAGGTCAGAAAAGGCACCGCGCACGGCCAATGGTGTCAACGGCTACAGTGCTTAGAGGTCAGAGGAAGGAGATGCAGAGCGTAGGGAATAGTTTGTCAGCGGGAGGAAATGGTTCTTTTGagtttcttcctcctccttcaTCTTCCTTCTGCATACATGTTCTTGCAcccttttgtatattttaTGGCATGAGTGTGTACGCTATGTATTGAGGGATTTCAGGATTAGAGATAATTCTTTCGTAAATTAGACATGCTAcctgagagtgagagatatgATATGTTGTTACTTTCTCATTTACACCTATATTTTTTGCtgctatatttatttttccatcTCATTTCATTgcttaaatttgttttctcaatTTAGTTTGCTTTTATGAAAGACATGATAAATAAAAGCTTTTGCACACGAATAACGCAGACGGGCTCGCATATTTCAACTGCTTAACAAGTTTTGGGCGAGTTCAATTTTCCTCTGCCCACCTGTTACTCATCTAACTTTTTGCAACCTGTCCTTCTAAGTTCTACTTAACTCTAAGTTAACAGTGttaagtttaattaaattaaaaacttcttttatttgttgcTCCACTACGTCTTCATTCGTCTGCTCTTCTGCTTCTTTTACTTTCTTCTCCGCATCATCGCTAATTACCTTCAGCGACACAATCGCATAAACTGAGAGTTTCTGAAAGAAGTTGAAGGCCTTCAGATTGCACGACACGAGTTTGATTTCTAACACCCAATAACGTTGTCTGCTACAATACTCCATTGATCCATGCTCCTTTCTTCCTTCCTAAAAACTCAACAGCGAACTCCCACCCACACCCAATCCGTCAACAACCCCACCCTGCCCGCACAGCCCCCTCTCCTACTCGCCGTCGTCGGAAACTCTCTTTCTCCCCCTTGATTTTGGATCAAGATCTATATTCTTCCCctgctcttcttctttgaaaGAGAGGGAGATCGAGAGGGAAGCAGAGAAAtcaagggggagagagagagagagagagagagagaaggggggACAGAGGTAGAGAAAAGGAGGCAAACGCTTCGCCGTCGTTGAGAAGGAGAGGGGGTTGCTGAGGATTGGGGGTGGTGGGAGGGAGTTCGCCCttgggtcttttttttttccttcaattactagttttcattttttaatctaATTATTTAACACCGTTAACTCAAGAGTTAAGTGGAAGGACTGATATCAAAAAGTCTGATGGGTAACAGGCGGGCACAGGAGAAATGGTAACAGGAAAATTGAACTCGTTTTGGGCGTCCCAATGAGAATGTCTCGAGCACTTAAAAATTTTCAGATCGACTATTTTGCAAGTCATTCATGAAGAATCTCTCAGCTATGCATCATTACGAAAACACACATAGTAGTTTAGAGCAAGATTACCGAAGATATGTCATCTAAATTGGTTCGACAACAGATTTGGCATTGCCTATGCACtaaatacaatttaatcaaATGAGCATCGTGCTTCATGGAAAAATGTTCAGCTTGAAAGATTTGATATAGTGATAGAGGCTGTCTCATTCCGATTCCAGCAAAGCCCCAACAAATGCATCCTTAAGCAAAGGGTTTGATGCTGCTACTCTTTGAGCTGTGATGTCAAACTCCTTACCAGATCTGATGTAAAAAATTACAACCAATTTTTGACATAAGTAAAATCTTATAGATGATAAAATGTCACATGCATGTTCTAAGTTTGTCAACAAAAGGATGGATGTTATTGACCTGCAACTGCCGGCAACAGTGCACACTACAACGAAAACTACTTATATTTccaattcaaattaatttgtaaATGATCGAAAGCTGAGGATGAAGTCACTTACGGATCATACACAGATCCTCCAGCTTCTGTAACAATCACAGCACCACCTGCCACATCCCTGAggcaaaggaaaaacaaatgtCAATCATTTGCCTGCCACTACAACAATTAACTGGCATAATAGAAAACCATACCAAGGACCCCCAAAGCCGAGTTCACAAAATAGATCAAGCCTCCCACATGCAATTCCACAGAGGTTCAGTGCACAGGAGCCACTCATGCGAAGAGATCTCACCTGCTCAAAACAGAAACTGTTTAATATTGGGATGCCAACACAACTGAAGATCACCATCGGAAAGTTCTGGTTTTACCTTAAAAAGTAAGCTATTTAGTCTGTTTGTAGTAGCATCCACAGTTAATTTATCGCGTTGTGTCCCAGCCTGCTCTTCCAGTGAAACAACTAATGATCAGGTTTTTAGGATGAAAAGACAACAGTTATCACGTTGTAACTCTTCATTAAATTACGATATTTAAGaataaaatcaaagaattAATATAATGAACTCCAAATTCAGGTGCTAATATGCAGGGGCATATCGAAGAACATGTAATGAATTGTCAATCTATGCCTAAATTTCACCCTCGATGACACTTCAGAGCATTTGACACAATATACATGGTTAATGGAACTGCATCCCGATCCTAGGACATCCTATTATTACTGATTTCTAGTCTCATTGTTTAAATAAAACTTTTGATGTGTGTTTTAATTTGCATGGGGGCATAGAGTAAAAAACAACGAATCAGCCATATATGTAAGGGTAAAGCAATAATATACCACCATCCATCAGTCAGTGAAATCTATACCTCAGTTGCAAGGAGAGACTTCACAAGTTCGGTCTGAGATGATACTGCAGTAATTCAAAACATAAGCATGCTGCTGTAAGAGATTAAACAGGTAATTCTGTAATCATTAAGAAACAATAAACTTGATGATTAGGAACGGCATAGTCACCTTTTATAGGCTTTCCATTAAGAAATGCACCTCCTCCACGTACACCAGTAAAAAGCTACA belongs to Prunus persica cultivar Lovell chromosome G4, Prunus_persica_NCBIv2, whole genome shotgun sequence and includes:
- the LOC18778410 gene encoding cytochrome b561 and DOMON domain-containing protein At5g47530; translation: MAGMLRLAMAFSVLLSLSLPSSHAQTSTCGDYKFTNKSFTYCSDLPYLNSFLHWTFEQSTGKLQMAYRHTGITASSWVAWAINPNLNSVSSAMLGAQSLVAFQQSNGTMRFYKSPIGTSNYQASLAEGSLTYEVSDLSAEYLNNDEMIIFATWVLPTNSTTILQVWQEGPVSNGLPSVHPTVAPNTNAKGTLNLLSGQTASSGGGGSKFRKRNIHGILNAVSWGVLMPFGAMVARYLKVFKSADPAWFYLHATCQTSAYVVGVAGWATGLKLGSDSPGIQYDTHRNIGIILFCLGTLQVFALLLRPNKDHKFRFHWNIYHHATGYAVIILSIVNIFEGFDILKPEKKWKNAYIGLIIALGVQAALLEAYTWYVVLKRKRSEKAPRTANGVNGYSA
- the LOC18779066 gene encoding inositol monophosphatase 3: MAENDSLAQLLASAVDAAKKAGEIIRKGFYETKHVEHKSQVDLVTETDKACEDLIFNHLKNLYPTHKFIGEETTAACGVTELTDDPTWIVDPLDGTTNFVHGFPFVCVSIGLTIGKIPTVGVVYNPIIDELFTGVRGGGAFLNGKPIKVSSQTELVKSLLATEAGTQRDKLTVDATTNRLNSLLFKVRSLRMSGSCALNLCGIACGRLDLFCELGFGGPWDVAGGAVIVTEAGGSVYDPSGKEFDITAQRVAASNPLLKDAFVGALLESE